A genomic window from Silene latifolia isolate original U9 population chromosome Y, ASM4854445v1, whole genome shotgun sequence includes:
- the LOC141627743 gene encoding uncharacterized protein LOC141627743 — protein MPNIFRRLIRSNIKANASQQNREDDEVEDEEDPEPPSRRQENMQVTLSAARARPDHFWWDDEPIKKYVTWSFTRNTGDEYFTRWGEASNAQRQKMWSYFASHVRSIDPEYDHIPEWQARVTRRITTLINGLKYNKKPPKWAK, from the exons atgccgaacatttttcgccgtTTGATTAGGAGCAATATTAAGGCAAATGCATCTCAACAGAATCGGGAGGACGACGAGGTTGAGGATGAGGAAGATCCTGAACCTCCATCACGAAGACAGGAGAACATGCAGGTGACTCTCTCAGCGGCCCGTGCTCGGCCAgatcatttttg gtgggatgacgaaccaatcaagaaatatgttacttggtcgttcacccgtaacacaggagatgagtacttcactaggtggggtgaagcgagtaacgcacagcgtcagaagatgtggagttactttgcg agtcatgtaagatccatcgatcctgAGTATGATCATATTCCTGAGTGGCAAGCGAGGGtcacgaggcggattaccactcttattaatggactaaaatataacaagaaaccgccaaagtgg gccaaatga